In the Gossypium arboreum isolate Shixiya-1 chromosome 10, ASM2569848v2, whole genome shotgun sequence genome, one interval contains:
- the LOC108489669 gene encoding uncharacterized protein LOC108489669, which yields MSSCENVQTSEVGSQDHQNDAPVVSVGCLRPDDGVEEEAEEEVEDGEDEEEDVDFNPFLKETPSLEASSSLSSEIEGLDGDTVDSRENVNVTPDVNSSKINNMLRNSDVGDSEHCDEEIVMQSTSSHELQNKVPQKNYKREAGSSSQLEREKESQFSNVKNNMVGDLSNATHSQKIIMHLIDDEDDAICRRTRARYSLASFTLDELEAFLQETDDEDDVQNVDDEEEYRKFLAAVLQGGDGDHQSTQENENVDDEDEDTDADFEVELEEALESDYDEPTLEKTQAEENQGAGRRPETRQNRRQKASAQYERKLLEQTKRPLRPLLPILPNEQVTPIPTLNGKTWMPEIYKNCVASAAVDGFINGFTPYQIGQLHCLIHEHVQLLIQIFSLCVLDHSRQHIASQIQGLILEMLQKRDEAIACKRKPYPDSCFKPPYVSSSVPNEVPLLCPTKNTPETSTSNANGVCFSPNTQLPDAQNISSPGRRYEHSDVQLYSFWVPSLSSPVLSILDVAPFNLVGRYMDDVYSAVQEHRQRHLESSTTQYEKAPLFPLPCSSSMMEANNEASRSSASPVGCLGPSSVCQPPAKKTLAATLVEKTKKQSVALVPKEIAKLAQRFFPLFNPALFPHKPPPVAVANRVLFTDAEDELLALGLMEYNSDWKAIQQRFLPCKSKHQIFVRQKNRCSSKAPENPIKAVRRMKNSPLNAEEIQGIQEGLKAFKLDWMSVWKFIVPHRDPSLLPRQWRIALGTQKSYKQDAAKKEKRRLYESERRKRKATNSTNWQHASDKEDCQYTGVENCSGDDDMDNAEESYVHEGFLADWRPGISKLFSPEHPCSIIGDKNPPNDMLTEEGANVREQSNSYMSAVTRPLSGHNQGSAHVLNHSQPPYTFSHCASNALQPKHPVPNMIFNTSKPQIYLRPYRSRKSNNLRVVKLAPDLPPVNLPPSVRVISESALKFNQCGAYAKVSATGNCVVDAGIVNTVSPFSGFTKPLVNKSDKSNPMGDNVTNSNSEESGVVKDKSVAKESTHTDLQMHPLLFQAPEDGQVPYYPLNCGAGASSSFSLFSGNQPQLNLSLFYNPQQAKKMKESVSGSYGIDFHPLLQRTDETNSELITSGSIASPSVGLDGKSAAPNPSNAVQMRPVVHYSPFAARSRPSSPNEKANELDLEIHLSSSSAKENAALCRGVTAHPTNSSVRLQNSHNATETQDTFHSSGNKFVSGGCASTISSKVIGRYIDDGSDQSHPEIVMEQEELSDSDEDVEEHVEFECEEMADSEGEGDSGCEQVSEMQDKDAQGSVTREIVMDEDCNDQQWELSIHGNKSQNNVCDPESRSPSFLKTGSTCPKKDKSSSWLSLDASASGRTSRAKPKNEASTISKCTPTKTSASHRTTRPSKQATPSTRKVTLQEHAVDMAEQLSLGPLSASTSRKPRKRTCRANKITNVGTSLGNSKKDAKDSG from the exons ATGTCTTCATGTGAGAATGTGCAAACCAGTGAAGTTGGGAGCCAAGATCATCAAAATGATGCTCCTGTTGTAAGTGTTGGTTGCTTGAGACCTGATGATGGTGTGGAGGAGGAGGCTGAGGAAGAAGTGGAGGATGGTGAGGATGAGGAAGAAGATGTAGATTTCAATCCCTTTTTGAAGGAAACACCTTCTCTGGAGGCTTCTTCTAGTTTGAGCTCTGAAATTGAGGGTTTAGATGGTGATACTGTTGATAGTAGAGAAAATGTTAATGTTACTCCAGATGTCAATTCATCAAAGATTAATAATATGTTGcgaaactctgatgttggagatTCTGAGCACTGTGACGAGGAAATTGTGATGCAAAGTACTTCCTCCCATGAATTGCAAAATAAAGTTCCCCAGAAAAATTACAAGAGGGAAGCTGGATCTAGTTCTCAATTGGAAAGAGAAAAGGAAAGTCAGTTCAGCAATGTAAAGAATAATATGGTTGGAGACTTGAGTAATGCTACACATTCCCAGAAGATAATAATGCATTTGattgatgatgaagatgatgCTATCTGCAGGCGTACTAGGGCTCGTTATTCACTTGCCAGTTTCACTCTCGATGAACTTGAGGCCTTTCTTCAGGAAACAGATGATGAGGATGATGTTCAAAATGTTGACGATGAAGAGGAGTATAGGAAATTTCTTGCAGCTGTTTTGCAAGGTGGAGATGGCGATCACCAGTCAACTCaggaaaatgaaaatgttgatgaTGAAGATGAGGACACTGATGCAGATTTTGAAGTAGAACTTGAGGAGGCACTTGAGAGTGATTATGATGAACCTACATTGGAAAAGACACAGGCAGAGGAAAATCAGGGAGCTGGTCGACGTCCAGAAACAAGGCAGAACAGACGGCAAAAAGCCTCTGCTCAGTATGAAAGAAAGCTTTTAGAGCAGACTAAGAGGCCATTGCGCCCCCTCTTACCAATCTTGCCTAATGAACAAGTTACACCCATACCTACTCTTAATGGGAAAACTTGGATGCCTGAGATTTATAAGAATTGTGTAGCTTCTGCAGCAGTAGATGGTTTCATCAATGGGTTCACTCCATATCAAATAGGCCAGTTGCATTGCTTGATACATGAGCATGTGCAACTTCTTATTCAAATATTTTCTCTTTGTGTGCTTGACCATTCTCGGCAGCACATTGCATCTCAAATTCAGGGTTTGATTCTCGAGATGCTTCAAAAACGAGATGAAGCGATAGCTTGTAAAAGAAAGCCATATCCTGATTCTTGTTTCAAGCCTCCATATGTCTCTTCGTCAGTGCCAAATGAGGTCCCCCTTTTGTGCCCCACAAAGAACACCCCTGAAACATCTACATCTAATGCTAATGGAGTCTGCTTTTCCCCAAATACACAGCTGCCTGATGCTCAAAATATTTCCAGTCCTGGAAGAAGATATGAACATTCTGATGTGCAGTTGTACTCTTTCTGGGTGCCTTCTTTAAGCAGCCCAGTGTTATCCATTCTTGATGTTGCTCCATTCAATTTAGTTGGAAGATACATGGATGATGTATATTCTG CTGTCCAGGAGCATCGACAACGTCACTTGGAGAGTAGTACTACACAATATGAAAAGGCACCCCTGTTCCCTCTTCCTTGTTCTTCATCTATGATGGAAGCTAATAATGAAGCATCAAGAAGCAGTGCTTCACCAGTTGGCTGTTTAGGGCCATCATCAGTCTGTCAGCCTCCGGCTAAGAAGACATTGGCTGCTACACTTGTTGAGAAAACAAAAAAGCAGTCAGTTGCCTTAGTCCCTAAGGAAATTGCGAAGTTAGCACAGAGATTTTTTCCATTGTTCAATCCAGCATTATTTCCCCATAAGCCACCTCCTGTTGCAGTTGCAAATCGGGTTCTTTTCACTGATGCAGAGGATGA ATTACTGGCATTGGGCTTAATGGAATATAATTCAGATTGGAAAGCAATTCAGCAACGTTTTCTTCCTTGCAAATCTAAGCATCAG ATTTTTGTTAGGCAAAAAAATCGATGCTCATCCAAGGCGCCAGAAAATCCTATAAAG GCAGTCCGGAGAATGAAAAACTCTCCTTTGAATGCAGAAGAGATACAAGGTATTCAGGAG GGGCTTAAAGCATTTAAACTTGACTGGATGTCTGTCTGGAAATTTATAGTCCCACACAGGGATCCATCCTTACTTCCCCGGCAGTGGCGCATAGCCCTTGGAACTCAGAAGTCATATAAACAAGATGCAGCCAAAAAAGAGAAGCGGCGACTCTATGAATCTGAAAGACGAAAGCGTAAAGCTACCAATTCGACTAATTGGCAACATGCATCTGATAAAGAG GACTGTCAATATACTGGTGTAGAGAATTGCAGTGGAGATGATGACATGGATAATGCAGAGGAGTCTTATGTTCATGAGGGATTTTTAGCTGATTGGAGGCCGGGTATTTCCAAGCTCTTTTCACCTGAACATCCTTGCTCGATCATTGGAGACAAGAACCCACCTAATGATATGCTTACAGAAGAGGGTGCAAATGTCAGAGAACAGTCAAATAGCTATATGTCTGCAGTCACTCGGCCCTTGAGTGGCCATAATCAGGGATCTGCACATGTGTTGAACCATTCTCAGCCGCCTTACACCTTTTCTCATTGTGCATCTAATGCATTGCAGCCAAAACACCCTGTTCCTAATATGATATTCAATACCTCTAAACCTCAAATATATTTACGGCCATATCGATCTCGTAAATCCAACAATCTAAGGGTAGTGAAATTGGCACCAGACTTGCCCCCAGTAAATCTACCACCATCTGTTCGTGTAATCTCAGAATCAGCTCTGAAATTCAATCAATGTGGAGCATACGCCAAAGTTTCTGCAACTGGAAATTGCGTTGTTGATGCTGGAATAGTAAATACAGTTTCTCCGTTTTCAGGTTTTACTAAACCATTGGTGAATAAAAGTGATAAAAGCAATCCAATGGGAGATAATGTCACAAATTCTAACTCAGAAGAATCTGGGGTTGTCAAGGACAAAAGTGTTGCAAAAGAAAGTACTCATACTGATCTTCAGATGCATCCGTTGCTGTTCCAGGCCCCTGAAGATGGACAAGTTCCATATTATCCACTGAATTGTGGAGCTGGTGCATCCAGTTCTTTCAGTTTGTTTTCCGGGAACCAGCCCCAACTAAACCTAAGTCTCTTTTACAATCCACAGCAAGCTAAGAAAATGAAGGAATCTGTTTCAGGATCCTATGGCATTGATTTCCACCCGCTCTTGCAAAGAACCGATGAAACAAATAGTGAACTAATTACTTCGGGCTCTATTGCATCTCCATCTGTTGGTTTGGATGGCAAATCTGCTGCACCTAATCCTTCCAATGCTGTCCAGATGAGACCAGTGGTCCATTACAGCCCATTTGCTGCTAGATCTAGGCCTTCTAGTCCAAATGAGAAAGCTAACGAACTAGACTTGGAGATCCATCTTAGTTCTTCATCTGCGAAAGAAAATGCTGCATTATGTAGGGGTGTGACTGCACATCCTACAAACTCATCAGTTAGGTTACAAAATTCTCATAATGCAACAGAAACACAGGACACTTTCCATTCATCAGGCAACAAGTTTGTTTCTGGTGGCTGTGCATCTACCATATCAAGCAAAGTCATTGGCAGATACATTGACGATGGAAGTGACCAGTCTCATCCTGAGATTGTGATGGAACAGGAAGAGTTAAGTGACTCagatgaagatgttgaagaacATGTGGAGTTTGAGTGCGAAGAAATGGCTGATTCTGAAGGAGAAGGAGATTCAGGCTGCGAACAAGTATCGGAGATGCAAGATAAG GATGCCCAAGGTTCCGTGACACGAGAAATTGTGATGGATGAAGATTGTAATGATCAACAATGGGAATTAAGCATCCATGGCAACAAGTCACAGAACAATGTTTGTGATCCTGAAAGCAGAAGCCCTTCTTTCTTGAAGACGGGTTCCACATGTCCAAAGAAGGATAAAAGCAGTTCCTGGTTGAGCTTAGATGCATCTGCATCAGGACGTACTTCACGTGCAAAACCTAAGAATGAAGCGAGTACAATCAGCAAATGCACTCCTACTAAAACTTCGGCTTCACATCGTACCACCAGACCTTCAAAGCAGGCAACACCAAGCACAAGAAAAGTTACACTACAGGAGCATGCTGTAGATATGGCAGAACAACTCAGCTTGGGTCCTCTATCAGCTTCAACATCGAGGAAACCAAGAAAACGTACATGTCGGGCAAATAAAATAACAAATGTTGGTACAAGTTTAGGGAACTCAAAAAAAGATGCGAAAGACAGTGGTTAG